tcttttaaccaatgaaaaaaggaaaaataaaaaaattttatttttatttatatattctgcttTTCCTTATATAGATTTGTCAgatatgttgttgttgttatttccAAGATTAAAACAACTGCACTGAACATCCAatgaattgttttttgttttatttttgatagaaCCTGTACAAAATAGAACCTGCGTTAGATTGTACCACAACTGTTGTATATCACAGTAGGAGTATATCACAACTTTGTAAAAGGCACGACAAAAGTATAATTTACACCGACAATCCGCCTTGGGACTAAAAGCTGGTCTGAGCTTTAGAGAGTCTACAGTGAGACATTCTTGGAGTCGAGTTTGCACTAATTTAGAGTAATTgccatttgtttttattgtagaatacaatttgtttttgtcACTTGAGAAATCATCCTTTGtatccataaataaattttatagataaGAAAGTGTTTTCTCCAAGAAAACACAGAATAGATGTCAAGGAAATCAGAAAAACCACTcacctattaaaaaaaatcaacaccATTTATTAGCATCATACTTATTTCAAACGATTatatcagaaatgtttttaaaatgggcCAATAAACAAATATGCCACCATCCAGTTATTCTATCAGCATTACAATTTAAATGCGGACATATATGCAAATTAATGCACTGTAAATAGTAAGTTGAAACaagaataacttataaaatagtaaCGAACAAGtgatgttaaaaaataacaaggaaTTAGAGCTCGGCCATCACTAATTTACCTCGGCCTTGAGTTAAAGTAGAAAAGATTTCCATTGTTtcaggttaaaaatataattccttcAGCAGAGCAAAAGAGAAGGTCTAAGGCGTTGGTCATTTAAGGAGCATTCTCATATGAAATTTTCATCACTGTACCGATTAACTCCCCTACTACGTTTTATACTCCCAACGTTTGTATTTTTGTGTATGGGCAGATAttggattataaattatatttctaaaagtaCTCATCATTTCGCATTGTTTCAATTAAATTCGTTGCACTGTTTGATAAGGTCTTTTAGATTTTTCGATTCACTTGAATAAGCAAAATAAGACTGAAAAATATCCTTTAAAAGATTTAACACTATTTGACTCCGAACTTAACTTTAACTTAACTTATACAGGGTCATAGTTGCTTTGGGTTTGAAGCAATATGAATTCTATAAATGGTCTTTAGAATATAACAGtgatttaatacttttattttgaaacccCTCTTCAAATAAGGAAcgatttaaaggtttaaaaaacttgacatttgattaataaatgtagtttttaatttaagtgcaatttttaaaactgttgtaaatgattaaatgttataatttaggATACagttttttcgttatttttgcAATCATTTATGGTATTGTCTAAAGTGTCTGAAAGTATAAAATTTgcgttaaaaaaattacatttagatttgagtGAATTTGTAAGTATTCAAAGCAACTGTGAAATGTGGCGATCTGCTAAAAAAGCTCATCAAAATGTGATCTTTTAAGTGGTATATTATGCTTAAAGTACgttttgaaagtataaaatttgcattaaaaaaattacctatagatttgagtgaatttttaagtaattcaaaGCCACTGTGAAATGTAGCGATCTGCTTAAAAAGCTCATAAAAATGTGATCTTTTAACTGGTATATTGGACTTAAAGAACGTTTTTTGCTTACTAACAAGCTTAACGTTTGACTTTAGTTTCTGTCTTTGGCTCAAAAATTTTAATgctaataatttaattgtgttcATAATTTTTCCATAAATCTCGGCAAATGTTGAGAGAAGAGATATTGGTCTGCAATTGCTCCATTCACTTTTATACCATATTTTTAGGAATACCCATTGCTTCCTTTTTTTACAAGGAAAACTATCCCTttcgaaaattaaattaactaagtatattaaaatatttaaaattttaagccaACATTCCTAATCAATAACGAACCAATACTATCAATCCCCGGAgatgttctattatttttaagttttgactacatttattcttcttatttttctacatttatgtATCTTCTGTAAAAATAGGCTCTTAGAACAATGAATGTAAAGAGCTACTAGATCTAAAAAATGTTTGCAATCTGATGAATCAAAATTTCCTGATTTattggtatttatatttaattcattaaaagctATTAAACTCATTCGGTACTTCAGTGACGCAGAGTCACTTGTTAGGTCACCATTAATTTTTAGACTTACGTATAACGGACTGTTTCTTTGTCTTTCGACCTGTTAATTCATTGACTGGCTTTTGTAATTGTTTCTGCAATACGATAATGGCGTATTTAAGaatacacataaaaaattaagttttattttagacaGTTTGTATGGAATATTTAGCTcgattataattaatataaaaatgtattcactaAATATCTTCTTAATAAAATGGTACAATTTAGTACACGACAGAATGTAACGAAACCTTATCTTACCGACCAACCCACAAATATCATGACACGAGATCTATTTATATTAGACAATGAAAATACCACTAATTCATTATTTCTCAAAAACAATACAACGCATGTATTTGAAACTTGGCACGGTGGTTACGCTTAAGCTTAAAACGTGCAATAAGAAGTGATAGCTGAAACTTTATATAGGACTATAAGTTATAGCTCACTCACGATAAGCTCACAATATACGAAACTGTATACTATAAGGAAAATTCGGCCTAcatcacataacgtagctacggtgggaaAGATTGATTCAATTGTCGTGGTAGGATTACAGTTTGTGCACGtgatgagaatacctcttcactgtATTTGGTtttctagatgtctctgatgtcgaaaaaaTATAAAGAGGTCTTTGGAGATTATTCGTCGCCGACTTTATTTCGTCGAAATTGACTAGAATATACTCCAGATGCCAGGAATAAATTCTGTCACTACGTCATATTCtagacgctgtactaagaggaaactaaactggagataaactcaacttTCACGAGTAGATTCTGTTGCGATGCTAAAAGACAAGTTCAATATCGTAAACAATTTCACTACGTTTTAAATCCAACTCAGAAACTTTGAAATTGTATGCGGCTGCAGGTTAAGGTTTACACAGAAACGGTAATGAAGCAACCATATTCACAGGTTGTGGTGCGgggtgaaacagtttttatatctaGAATAATTTTGATTCTATCCTACTACTTTCGGTGTAAACGGATGCAAGGTCCTACTGAGGCTTGTTTCGCCATGATAACAAGGAAAGCACAAGACCAGCCTTTTAAATTGTCTGAGTGAATTTAAGGAATGGCTGTTTCTCCGACGGCTGAATGTTGCCTTCTCACAAATGAGCTCTTCCAACAGTCTGGTATTGTATCCTGAGAGGTGAACATAAAACTTGACTATCAGAAGGTTATTAAATTCTATGTTTTGTCCAGGAATTTACCATTGGAAGACTTATCTTGCGGAAGGTGTAAGTAAAATTATGATCTTATCTCTTCAAACCAAACAAAGTTATCGTCACATTggtaattgtttatgtttacgaAGCACGAGAACTTTCAATTAGCTAAAATACATACAATCTACAAGTAATAACACAGGACATAGCCCTACGTCACATAAAGAGCAGTAATTGTCTACGTTATACACTCCCCACAGGAGCGATCAGCTGTTTCAGTCCGGTTCAAGGTCACGACCGGCTGGCTGACCCATTGTGATACATTGACACTAGACGTTCACTTGCAAACGAAGCTGTATCACTATGCCTTTTGTGATACCAACATCCCCTCATTTTGTTACGTTATTTATACACCTTTCATCCTTCacaaattgtttcatatttaaatttaaggctAATTAgaacatcaaatcaaatcagttttttattgccggaacattatacaacgtatgagaaatgtcaaatttttgctttttacttgctaaactttttgtcaaacacaccacaagaaatctcattcaaacatacaattttgcaaacttatctacatccattcattcaccaattattcccacttccagcgacgaattttattagtctttttaattggtggtctcccaatcataagtGAAAAACTcgtcaatataataaaatgtttgttacactaaagagcgtttcaaacgagtttataatactttaagcgttgcagtgtttttaattgaatctggtaacttattgacgaaatgaaaacctgtgaaggcaagcgttcataaaccaccgttctgtgtccaccagttcggtagttatctctgcctctagtctcatacacatgtatgtatcggccattcgtcatggcacatttagacacacaaaacagagttgtttccaagatgtagagactgggcagcgtcaacaatTGCAAATTTTTTAAGGCTTCCTTGGACGACTTTCTAAATTTCAgcttagcgataatgcggatcgcttgttttggagcttgaacactctcaggaattgacTGTTTGCACAAACTCCCCACAACACCTGTAAGTGAGGTgtgggtaaatcaagccataatacgccatcatcagaacctgactcgcagtatttggctagagacctcaaaacataaataccTGAGGccaattttgagcaaacgtggtctatgtgatcgttccaagtcaaccctcgatcaaggtatattcccaggaatttcaaACAATATACTTCTTCAAGCAtggtgtcagccaacataacggCTGGCTCATCATGACTACCTACTGTtcttaaagcaaaatttataaaattggattttgcaaaacttgttgtaagattgaggctgttaaaattttggacgcagttgttaatttcaacaaaactcctgttccagaatcaattttgatttgctattgaaacagagagtcgtgtcatcagcatactgcactagtcttccgtgcagaagtgataaacctacatcattgacatagatcaggaagagaattggactgagaattgagccccgtgggacaccataactcaggtgaatcgcctcagataatttgtttgagatctggacagtttgagttctgtggcttagaaatgatctgagccactggagaggtacgtctcggatgccatgagattcaagtttgtcaagcattgtaacatggtcaacacagtcgaatgctttcgataagtccaggaacacactcaatgtgtgatcctgacgttctagtccctctacaaccatgtcgaCAAGATTTACAATAGCGTATATTGTCAActtgcccttcctgaagccaaactggtcttaagatagctggttgtgcttattcaaaaattgatgcattcgtgtcaagaaaaccttttcgaatattttgctcataactggcaaAAATTGAGACAGGCTGAAAATTTTGTAGGGATtggggatcgtctttcttgaaaataggggtTACTTTAGCGGTGTTGAGGAGTGAGGTAAAAACTcattgttcaaaagagaaatttactaattgggttaatggtctcCCAATatgctttgaaaatgttttaatgagccacgttgacattgaatttatatcatttgttttttCGCTGGGAGCTggtgaattattttttcaagctcttcctcaacgacaggtgccagtgccagggaggctactggacactgccttcgtcttgggattccttgtgggggtgatgggcaagggccttgctcacaagcaacagatccgAAGAATCTGTTAAGCCTATTTGAAACCTCcaccgcgtcctccacaagtctatcaccactttttgatttgatttgtttgttgcaTGATTTgcttttattgttgatgatgtcctatgcagttttagaaatatttttggaagatggTGGAAGATTGGTGATTTGGAAACATCAAATGCCTTTGCAGCTTGGATAACTTCTCtgtaatttagtttgtaatttcgaaaaaactGCTTGAATTCGTCATTGTGGGACGTTTTCGGGATTTCTGAGAAAAACTTTAGTGTCCATAGCATTAATGTTCAAATCACCCATTAGGACATAATCCTGTTGATGGCTCGTCAAATCCATCAGTAGGGCttcaaaatgtgtaataaaactttcctcattgccattgggagacctATAGATTCCGATGACGGTTAATTTTGATCTCTTagaattgaattttatcccaactgcttcaaaatctttttcgataGTATTTATGGGTGAAAATGaagaaaaagtatagttttttcttacaaatataGCGACTTctcctcctttggaaagttgtttgcaatatgaattagccaatgtgaaatttggaattttgcataggtcgatgttcttgtcattaaaaccgttctCAGTTAAGACAAGTACATCTGCTTTCATTTCTGCACACATTAGTTGAATTTAATCAAGCTTGTTATTGGCAGATtgggcattttggtgaagcagtcggatttgAATCTGATTGATAAATTTTGAATTCGCTTGTATTTGCTGGGTAACGTCAGTCAATTTTGTTCGTCGGCCGGACGAGGCGCCCCTAAAAAAACAGAATCGATCTTGACAGAAGGCACAGGAGATGAGGTGGCAGGCGAACAGCTGCTGACGGCCTCGGCAAATGTTTTGTTGCCAGGACGTGTCATTGCGCCTGCTAGAGGTGAAACCAGCGCGAATCTTGAGGAAGCAGGTCCTGGCGTCTTAAACAGAGGAACTGGTCTCGATGTAGTGGACCCAACGACGACCGGCTCCACAGGCTGCACTGCCGTTGGAGATAGTGCCTCCGAGCTCAGTTGTTGGCGATCCTGAATAGGCAGTGAAGACAACTGAGTGGAAGAGGCCGCACAAGAAGAGGCAGCATGAGAAGGCGAGGTTGGGGGCCGAATGTTTGGTTACTGACCGAAACGATCAAGACACCCCCCGCAGCCGCTTGCCAGGCAGTCGCAAATGCATACCGTGTTGGGTAAACCAGCGTCTTCCGATCTCGTTGAAATTTAGCACCTCTATTCATTTATATCGAACAGACAGCTCCTTGATGTAGAAGTTAACGAGGGCAATACGCTAGTTCACGGCGTGGTTCATGGAGAGGTCATGTCGATGCGGAACATTGGACACGATGACGGCCGACGAGCTGAGGCGAGCAGTATAGGACTCCGCTGGAAATGGCAACCTTTTTTCTCCGAACACTTAACATTTTGGGGCTGGTTATTACATGGATGATGGCTGTGCAATATATTAGAGATATTGTTCCTATGGGCTTTTTTTGctcatttgaattttgaaatttgtttttgttgaacaggTTTTTTAAGGCGCTTATGCTCAGATAAAATATTGTCGGATTTTGAGTTACTCTTTTACTGAATCGCTCTGATGAGTCTTACTTTTCTTCAACGCTTCAGCTTTAAAACACTCCAACTCAGCCTCCAGAACCTCCACGGTGGTCTTGAGGCTGGCAACTAAGTTGCGGATCTACCTGCAGCGCGGGACTTGGCAGGCAGTAGACGACGAGAGGTCAAATTGTACGGCGCAATCAGCTGTACAGCCACCAGGAGTCTCGATCGTCGACAAGTTCGCTACAAACAGCTGGTCGGTGAATTGGAGAAGACGTGCGTCCGACTGAATAGGGTCGAGAATTTGTTCTCGTTCAGCAGTAAGTTGGTCGATACGCCTCCTCAATTCCAAGTTTTCGTCTTCCAACCCACTTGTACTCCGAGGAAGGGCGGAGACAGAGACGGCATCGGGCGATGATACGGCAGGAGATGGTGTGACGCGGGTGACGGGTAGCCAGACGTTGCAGTATGTGTCAGCGCCACAATGGGAGACACGGGGTGCGCTGGAGAAGGCGTCGTAGAAGGGTGGGGCGTAGTGGTCTCGGCCGCGGGTGGAGTAGCCGGCAACGATGTGCTCATCCGCGAAGATGTAAGGGCTCTCATCGTGACAGGGTGTGGACCCGAGTGTTTACAGTAGACTGTAGTAACGGTCGTCCTCTCGGAATTCGATTTAATTGTGACTCCACAGTTCCTTCCCATGCAGCGCCAAATAATTTCTACAGATTTTACTGAGTAGCGCTCACGGTACTTATTGTTGTTAAACAGAATATTTGGTTTTCCATTTTTTGTGAATTCGATTTTTAACCTTATGTCAGAAGttctagttttgttaaaaatagtcaacgcaataaacatattaatggttgaattaaatatttagttacgACTGAAAGTGCTGTTTTATTACTCTCTGAAACTGATACTGACGATTCATTGGCTGGCCTTCCATTTGCGTATTCATCATCTCATTTCAAATGTAGATATTTTAAGAAGGGTGAGAGATTGGCTcgttaaataaacaacaaatgcTTAGTGTAAAAGATCATAACTGCCTTTAAAGTTACAGCTTTTGAAATAAGCTCCATACATGGTGCGAGTGTTTTATACCATAAAAAAGCCTTATTCTTGAGTCATAAAGTGTAATCAACTCAGAAAGAATAtctaataatcaatattaattttaaaagtaagaattgACCTACAATAATTCAATACGAAGTATTTTTTGGTTACATTGGGCTTTCTACATGTAATTCTTTCTCCAGATTTAACACTACTGGAGAAAGAAAAATTAACAAGCTCATTACTTCATGCCtagactatttaaaattatatttaaaatttgttaatataaaaatacttcgTGCTTTTTATCATGCAAACTACCTGATAATTATTTGATTAGCTGATCTCTGTTAATGGAAAATAATGTCATAGAACATTCAGAATCTAATACatcagttttaaataactatatcgTTTGAGACGCGTTATCAAAAGCAAGCGTCTCTAGCTGTCATGCGAAAGATGGTCGGAATGCTGGGTACTATGGCATATTACAAATATCGAGGGATATTTACGAAtgtgataaaataaagtattgctttgttataaaacataaaacaagtatAAACATTGTTAGATGGAAAAGAATATTCAATTGAAAATAGTCAAAACTACGGATAAATCTTACAGGAGTTTGATAATCTGTCTAACTGCTTCTACAAATATAACCACGTTCCATAGCAATTAATAgctttatgaaattataaatttgtaattactttaatatatatatatatatatatatatatatatatatatatatatatacatttaaaactaaaaagttacataaatgtttggtttagctccagtttacgtgcttcttaatgcagcgtctgggatctggagctgttgcagacttgactcctggaatctggagtcattttcgtctgtAGAGTTTGAAAAAATCGTCGAAAAAGTAGCTTAAGACTaacaatttacatcgtttcgacatcagatataCCTAGATTACAAAGTATAGTGTAATCCAGATGTACTGGGATTCTCGTTATgtcatcaggtgtacaattgagtgcactcCGATGTcactgacacgatctctaagcaccgATCTTTCTACACAACGTAACCATGGTATGAAGGGTGAtgtaatatgaatgttgagtttatctccataTCACATTTCAGAATGCAGAGCCTAGAATCTGATGCTGTTATAGatttgactcttggaatctggagtcatactAGTCTGAAGAGGTCTAAAGCGTTCAGGGTGTGACGAAAAggtggaaataaataattttatataaatttctattGTTGGTCGTAAAGGGAGTATTCCTAAACAACCAGTGATATATCC
This genomic interval from Homalodisca vitripennis isolate AUS2020 unplaced genomic scaffold, UT_GWSS_2.1 ScUCBcl_520;HRSCAF=2714, whole genome shotgun sequence contains the following:
- the LOC124370820 gene encoding anti-sigma-I factor RsgI2-like codes for the protein MRALTSSRMSTSLPATPPAAETTTPHPSTTPSPAHPVSPIVALTHTATSGYPSPASHHLLPYHRPMPSLSPPFLGVQDRQQLSSEALSPTAVQPVEPVVVGSTTSRPVPLFKTPGPASSRFALVSPLAGAMTRPGNKTFAEAVSSCSPATSSPVPSVKIDSVFLGAPRPADEQN